The Campylobacter armoricus sequence TAAGCCTATACCAAAGCCACCTTGATCTTGATTAAAACGCTTATAGCGAGTAAAGATTTGGGCAATTTCTTTTTGACTCATTCCCTGACCTTCATCTTTAATACTTAGTGTTTTTTTATCTAATGTAATAGATATTTTTTTAAAAGCACTAGTATATTTTATAGCATTACTTAAAAGATTATCAAGCAATATTTGAATTTCTTCTTTATTAGCATAAAAAAATTGCTCTGAAAGATTTTTTTCTAAAATAAGATTTTTTTGTGTAATTAAAATTTCAAAGTATTCTAACCTTTGCTCAATTAATTCTTTTAAATCAATATTTGCTTTAATGTTGTCTTTTTGTATAAAAAAATTTAAGGCTATAAGATTTTGATAAATATGGTTTAAATTTTTGCTAGCTAATTTAATGTGATTTAATTTTTTTATGTTGCTTTGGTTTAAATTTGTATCATCAAATTTTTTTACACTAGCTAATATTACACTTAGTGGTGTGTTTATTTCATGAGTTGTATCTTTGATAAAATCATTTAATGTATTAAATTGTTCTTTTATATTTTTAAAAACAAGCAGTATTAATACATAAGCAATAAATGCAAGTAGAATAATGCAAATAAGAGCATAAAAAATCGTTTTTAATTTTAATTTCCATAGTTCGTTGGAAAAATCATTAATATTAATATTGTTATAGTTATCTTTGCTATATTGTTCTTTTTGAAAACCAAGATCATCTGTTTCTATGATAATATGAATATTTTTATGTCTTAAAAATTTAAAATAATGTCTAGGTTTTTTTATGTCATTACTATCTATATAAGCATCAAGATTTCGAACTCTTAGAAAATCTATAAATAATTTTTGATTTTTAGTATAAATAAAATCATTTTTTTTTAGTTGGTTTAAGATTCCAAAAGCATCAAAAGAAAGATTGCTAAATATGGTTTTATTATCTATGATAATAGCAAATGAAGTATTAAGTTTGTTAGAAATATCAGCAAAGTTGATTTTTTCTAGCGGAATTTGATTATGTCTTGATTCTATGATATTTTGTAAAATATAATTATGATGAGTGTATATATGTGTGAGTTGATTTAAGCGAATATAGCTTGCTTCTTTTTGATAAAAAGTTACAAAAAATATGGTTAGAAAAAAACTACTAGTGATGATATAAAGTGCTAGAATTTTGAAAATAGTATTATTAAAATTTTCACTTTTCATCTTCTAGCCTAACAGCATAACCTATATTTCTTTGATTAGCGATAATATCTTTCCCTAAAATTTTTCTTAGATTTTTTATATAAACTCTAAGACTCATAATGGTTGGTTCTTCATCAAAAGTCCAAATTTCATCAAAAATTTTCTCAAGGCTTACAAAATGAGGACGATTTTTTAAAAGTAACGCTAAAAGATCTTTTTCTTTATTTGTTAAATCAATAATTTTTTTATTTTGATAAAGAGTTTTATTAATAGGATCAAAAGAAATATTTTTTGAAGAATTTAGCGAAATTAATTCTTCTTTTTGATGGTTAAAATTTCTTTTTATAATATTTTTAACTCGTATAATCAGCTCGTCTATGTCAAATGGCTTTTTAATATAATCATCACAACCTACTAAAAATCCTTGTTTTACATCATCAAGCATAGATAAAGAAGTTAAAAATATAGCAGGAGTGCTTTTTGCACTTTCTCTTAGTTCCTTTAAGACTTCAAAACCATTTCCTTTTGGAACTTTTACATCAAAAATCCAAAGATCAAAATTTTTTTCATATGCTTTTTCTAAAGTTTCTTGTGCATCATACACACAAGAAACTTCAAAACCTTCATCTTCTAAGGCATCTTTGATGATTTCATTTAAACTTAAATCATCTTCTAAAAGTAAAATTCTAGCAGACATTTTACCTCATTGGGCAATCATATGGTTGTGTTTGAGAGTGATATCCTCTATGATGCATACCTTTAGAATAGCCTCTATGGTGTAGATTAAGCTCTCTTATTTCTTTGCCATTCATTTTATCGGTTATATTTTGCATATTTTGTTGTACAATAACTCTTCTTTGACTTCTTTCTTGCGGAGTTAATTTAGAAACATTTTCTCTTAGGTTGTTTCTAAATTGGTAATGATATTCTTGAGCGTCATTGTATTTCATTTCATTCATTCTCTTACGCATTTCTATCATTAAATCTGCTTGATCTTGTGCTGAAACACTTTTTGCTAGATTTAAAATCTCATCATTGCTTTTTTTTGAAAAATCAGCACCTAAAGCTAAAGTAGCAGCCAAAGAACTTATGATAAATAAACTTATAGTTTTTTTCATTTTTTCTCCTTTAAATAAATGATAAGGAATTATAAAGCTTCAAAATAAAGCAAAAATGAAATTTTATTGACATTCAAAAATTATATCAGCTTTTAAAATTTGCCTTTCATTTTTAACAATAGGCAAAACAACTCTATCTGCTGCTACAGCTAAATTCGAACTAAAAAATTTTGCATTGTTTCCATCAAAATAAATATTTTTTATTTTGCAAGTTTTTGCTAATACTTTAGAGTAGTGTTGTGCTTTTTCATCTGCTTTATTTAATGCTAAATCATAGAGAATTTCTTTATTGTTTTCTAAAGTAACTTCGTCAAAACTTGCTTGTAATGCTTTGGTATTAAAAGTAATTAAAGTGTTTGTTGAAGCAATATTTTCTATATCTTTAAGCAATTGTTCATATTTTTTACTTTGATCTTGTGAAAATTGACAAGTAAAATTAGAATATAATTTATAACCATTAAGAACTTTTTGTCCTTGGTAGTAATTATAGTTTGGTTGTAGTGTATAACTACCACCTTTGCAAAAATCCTCTTTTGATATACGCTCTGAAATTTCTTTAAATGTTTTAGCTATTTGATTTTTTTCTTCTTGCGAGATTGTAGTTTTTTCACTAAGCTCATCACTAGCACTAAAATCTAATATAGCATTGTAAATATTTGGAGTAAGTTCATTAAAAACTTCTATGCTTCTTGAGAATTCAAACCCTTGCTTTTGATTTTTTAAACCTAGAAATTCGGTATTAAAAATAACGCCTAATATAAATAAAAACAAACATAACAGACCTAATCCTAGTCCTTTTAAAAAACTTTTCATCATTGTTTCCTTTTTAAAATATTTTTTTAATTTTAGCACAAAGCTTTTAAGAATTGATTGTATAATTTTTCAAAAAATAAAGACAGGCTAATGTATCAAATTCATCAAAATATTTTAAAATGGTATAGTATAAATGGTAGAAAGAATTTACCTTGGCGTATCTTGCATGATAAATATAAAAAATATGGCAGTGAAAATGATTTAAGAAGATTAAAAGATATTGATATTGCTTATGGGGTTTATGTTAGTGAGATTATGTTGCAACAAACTCAAGTTAAGAGTGTTTTACAAAATTATTATTTTCAATTTTTATCTAAATTTCCTTCCTTGCAAATACTTTCTATGGCAAATGAAGATGAAGTTTTAAAAGCTTGGCAAGGACTTGGATATTATACAAGAGCTAGAAATTTACATAAAAGTGCAAAAATTTGTGTGCAAAAATTTAATGCAAAATTACCTTATGATATAAAAGAGCTTAAAATGCTTCCTGGTATTGGAGAATACACAGCAGGTGCTATAGCTTGTTTTGGGTTTTTACAAGCTAAAGCTTTTGTAGATGCAAATATCAAAAGAGTTTTAAGTAGATTTTTTAGTTTGCAAAATCCAAATTCTAAACTTTTAATGCAAAAAGCAAATGAATTTTTAAACTATAATAATGCATTTGAACATAATCAAGCATTGCTAGACATAGGAGCTTTAGTATGTCTTCCTAAAAATGCAAAATGCAATTTTTGTCCTTTAGTAAAACATTGTAGTGGTAAGAATGAATATGAGAAATTTCATATTCGAAAAAAAATTCAATATGAAAATATTGTTTTAAAAATACTTATAGTGCAAAAAAATAATAAATTGTTATTTGTAAAAAGCAAAGAAAAGCTATATTTTAATTTGTATAATTTTTTAGAATATAAAAATGAAAAAAACGCAATATATATTGGAGAATTTAAACATTCTTATACTAAATATAAAATTGTTGCTAAAGTGTATTTTTTAAAAAATGATTATTTTAAAGATAACGATGAACACAAAGCTTTATCCTATGAACAACTAGAACATAATGCTTTATCTAAATTAACACTAAAAGCCTTAGAGCTTTTAAAAAAGAGTGTTTATTATGCAATTTGAGAAAATTTATATTGAATTAAGTGATATTTGTGGTTTAAAATGTGATTTTTGCCCCACTCAAAAAGCTCAAAGAAAATCTATGAGTCTTGAAAATTTTGAAAAAATTTGCAAAAGCATACATAAAAATGCAAAGATTTTTACTTTTCATGTGCTTGGAGATCCTTTAAGAATTTTAAATTTAAAAGAATATCTAGATATAGCATTAAAATATAATATGCAAATAGAACTTACCTCAAGTGGATTTTATTTTGATAATGAGAAAATAAATCTAGTGTTAAACTATAAAAATATACATCAGATTAATATATCTTTAGGGGCTTTTTTATCACAAAGTAGAGTGGATTTAAGTGAGTATTTTAACCCTATTTTAAAATTAATTTTTTTGCATTTAGAAAAGAAAAACAATTCTTTTATTAATCTAAGACTTTGGAATTTAGATAAAAATTTCACACCACCATCCGAAAATGAAAAAATATATAAATTTTTAGAGCAAGTTTTTAAAGTAAAAATTCAAACACAAAAAATAAAAAACCGCTTAGAAAGGCATATTATCTTGCATCAGGCTAAACTTTTTAAATGGCCTTCTTTAAAAGATGAGGTTATTAGAGAAAAAGGATATTGTTATGCTTTAAATGGGCAAATTGCTATTTTGAGTGATGGGAGTTTAGTGCCTTGCTGTTTAGATGCCAAAGCAGATATGAAACTTGGAAATTGTTTTGAAAAAGATTTTAATGAACTTTTAAAATCTCCTTTATATATAGAGTTAAAAGAAGGTTTCAAACAAGGAATTTTAAAAGCTGAGCTTTGCAAAAGATGTAATTTTTTGAATTTAAAATCTTAAATCAATATTTTTAACTTCATTTTCTTGTTGATTGTTATATTCGATTTCTTCTTCATCTATGATATTATCTTTTGCATACTTAAATAATTCATCGGTAATTTTCGTAGCTATACCTCTAAGTGCTTTTTGTTTGCTAAATTCACTTGTAGAAGTCATTTTGTATTCTAGGATATTAGTTGTTATAGGTTGCATTGTGCTAAAATCTATTAGATTATATTCAATGTTGATTTTATATACTTGAGTATCGGTTTCTTCTTGGATTTGTTCTATATTTGGATTTAAAATAAGCAAAAAATTTGCTCCTAAAGTAGCATAAGTATTGATGATTTCATCATTATTTGTATTATTTTCAAGTAAAATATTTCTTTCTTGATTGTAAATTTTTAGATGATTTTTATCTAAAATTTTAAATTTTTTACCTTGTAATAAAACACTTAATAATTCTTGTTCAAATTTAGATGATAAATTATTTTTTATTTTATTCACAATTATTAATGAGCTTTTATCTTCAAAATTTTTTTCACTATAAAGTTTTTTATATACAACAATTTTAGCGTGATATTCATTTGTGTTTGTTTGAGTTAGAGATCGGATTTCATAGCTATTAAAAATTCCATTACTTACAACATCAATTTCTTCTTCATAGCCCATATCAAAATTTCCATTAAATGTAAAATCAAATTTTGCTAATTTTACTTGTCTTAAATTATCTATTTTTTTTAGTGCATCATTAATTGCATTTTTTATAGCTTCATTTCTTGAAATACCAAAACCCTCACCTTCGCTTTTTTTATTTAGCGTATCTTGTGCTTGAGCAATATAAAGTAAGATAAATAAAATAAAAATCTTTTTTATCATTTTTATCCTCGAATTTGTATTTGTTTTTTACTATTTTATTATATGTTGAGAAAATAAATGCATATTTTCTATAAATTTAAAAAATTAAGCTATAATTTATATTTTAGAGAGGTGTCCGAGTGGTTGAAGGAGCACGCCTGGAACGCGTGTGTGGGGCAACTCACCGAGGGTTCGAATCCCTTCCTCTCTGCCATTATGCACTTTTGTTATACTGACTCCCTATATAATCTTGTGAAGAATTTTGTGTATATGATTTTATAGCTTGTGAGTTTGTATTGTATTCTTTGTCATTTTCATTTGTATCTTTTTCATTTTGAGCTTTTAATTCTTCTGCTTTTTTCTTAGCCTGCTCTATGCGTGATTCATTTTGCATTTGCATAGCATTGGCTGCAACTTTATAATCTTGCGGACTAGGATCAGCTGGTGCCATTGCAGCAGCAATTATTTGCATAGCATTAGCTATAGTTTCTTCTGGAGTATTTCCTTTTTGCATTTTTATAGGAACTTCTCCTTCGATTGCATACATTCTATTATCAGGACCTCTTGTATAGCCATAACTAGCACCACCAGCTAAGGCACCACCAGCGGCCATATGAGCTGCTTCATGGGCTTTTACTTCTCTATCTATTTTTTCGAGTTCTCTAACTTGTCTTACTTCTTCTTCGCTTAATTCTTTACCATTAACTTTTTGGGTCTTTTCTTCATTGTTATTTTTTTTATCTTCTGTGGAATTTTGGATTTCAGAATTTGTATTTTCCTGATTGTTTTCTTTTTCTTTATTTTTGTAAGGATTTTGTATATATAAAACACTATTGTAATTTGAGTTAATTTGCATTAAAACCCTTTTTTAATATTATTTTATATTTGTATCACAAAAAACTTAAAAAGTCTATAAATTTTTATAAACTTAATTTTTATAAAAAGTTAAGCAAAATAAAGTATAATTTCAATTCTTTGGTATTTATGTCAGGGTAGCTCAGCTGGCTAGAGCGCTGGTCTCATAAGCCGGAGGTCGGGAGTTCAAGTCTCCCCCTTGACACCATTGGTGTTTTATTACTTCTTCTCATTAGGTTTTAAGTAGTATAAGTATGTGATATTAGTATCATGATTTTAATATTTCTTGCAATGGTTTCAAATTTTCTTGATAAATTTTCATCTATTATAATTTTTTAGTTCTATGGTATTTGTTAAAAGATCTATGATTTCAAATTTAAAACTTTACAAGGTCTATCTGCTAGGATAATTAAAGATTCTCTTAAAAATTTTTTCTTCAAAATCTATTTTGCAAACTAAAATCAACAAAATATTAATATGATAAGTCCTATCTACTTATAGATGAAAGATTTTAAAAAATGTATTGAAAATAATATAGCTCTAGTGTTGTATAATAGGAAGCATAAAGATAAAAGCATTTTATTAGTAATAAATAAAATTCTTATATTTTCTATTCGAAAGATAATTTTATCACAATAAAATCTAAAATTAAAATTTTTTTATTTAAAACTTATATAGAGAAAGAAACTTTCCACTTTAAAAGTGGAAAGTTAGAGTATTAAAGCATTCCTACTGCTAAGAAACCTAGGGCAACAGCTATAGCTATAGCTAACACACCAGGTATAAAGAATGCGTGGTTGAAAATGAATTTTCCAATTCTTGTTGTGCCTGTATCGTCCATTTGAACTGCACCTAGCAAAGTTGGATAGGTTGGAAGAACGAAAAGTGCTGAAACAGCAGCAAAACAAGCAACTAGCATATAAGAATCTCCAGGATTTGTAGCTGAAATTCCTAATGCGGCAACGATAACTGGAACAATAGCTTTTGCTGTAGCTGCTTGAGAATATAAAAGCATACTAGCAAAGAAGAAAGCAACAGCAAGCATAGCTGGAGTTTGTTTAACCCATTCACCTGCTACTTCTTTAATACCTGCTTCATGTCCTGCAACGAAAGTATTACCAAGCCAAGCAACACCAAATACACATACACAAGCTGTCATACCTGATTTAAATACACTTGTGTCTAAAATTTTAGCAGGCTCAACCTTACATAAGAATGTGATTAAAGTCGCAGCTGTTAATAAGAAACTCATAATAGCAGCATCTCTTGGGATAACTACTGGATCAATCCATTTGATATTATTAGAAATTGCTGTAGCATAAAGAACAACCGCTAATACTGTGATTAAGAAAATAGCAACTGAAAGTTTTGCACCTGGTTTGTCTTCACTTTGTAAAACATCTGAAGCACTTTTTACAAGACCAGCTTTTAAGCGTTCTTGATATACAGGGTCTTTACTAAGATCCATAGGAGTGATTAAGCTTACGATGAAAGCTGTAATCATACAAGCAGCAAAAGTAGTTACAATCCAAATACCAATCAATGCAGGATAGTTCCAACCAAGTGGTTCTAATACACCAGTCATATAAACAACTGCTGCACTAACAGGAGAAGCTGTAATACCAATTTGTGAAGCTACAACCATTAGTGAAAGTGGAACTGATGGTTTGATGTTTTGTGATTTTGCAACATCAATAACAACTGGCATTAATGAAAATACTGCATTACCAGTTCCTGCTAAAATAGTAAGCAACCAACCGCAAGCTGGTGCAAGATAGTTGATAAATCTTGGATGTTTGCGTAAAATTCTTTCAGTAACTTTTACCATATAATCCAAACCACCTGCTTGTTGCATTGCTGAAATTGCAGCAATAGCTGCAGCAATAATCAAGATAACATCCCAAGGAATGTTACCTGGTTTCATACCTAAAACAAGACCTAAAATAACAACACCCAAACCTCCGGCATAGCCTATTGCTATGCCACCAAGGCGGATACCTATGAATATTGCCCCAAGGAAGACAACAAGTTGTAAAATAATCATAATATCCATGATTAAACTCCTAAATTATTAAGCTTTTCTTTTTTCTGTCATATGTGGATTTAACATATTTTCTGGTGTTAAAATCTCATCAATTTTTTCTTTTGATAAATACCCTCTTTCAAGACAAATATCACCAACTGCTTTACCAGTTTCTAAAGCCTCTTTAGCGATACTTGCTGATTTTTCATAACCTAAAACAGGATTAAATGCAGTTACTATACCGATTGAATTTAGTACAAGTTTTTTGCAATTTTCAGGGTTTGCTTTTAACCCTTTAACAGCTTTTTCTGCTAGAGTTTTCATAGCGTTTTCAAGCAGCACTATAGAGTTAAATAAGCCATAAGCAATACCTGGTTCAAATGCATTAAGTTCGAATTCACCTCTTTCAGAGCAAAGCATGATAGTAACATCATTACCTATAACTTCATAGCAAGCTTCGCCAACTACTTCACAAATTACAGGATTTACTTTACCTGGCATAATAGAACTACCTGGTTGCATAGCAGGTAAGCTAATTTCAGCTAGACCGCATCTTGGACCTGAATTCATCAATCTTAAGTCGTTTGCAATTTTAGAAAGTCTAACTGCTGCTGTTTTTAAAGCACCACTTACATGAACAAAATCAGCTGTATCTTGAGTAGCAGCAATAAAATCTTCAGCAGGCTTGAAATCAACACCAGTGATTTCTTTTAATTTTTTCTCAACCACAAATTTATAATCAGGGTGGCAGTTAATTCCTGTGCCAATAGCTGTTGCACCAAGATTTAAATAAGTCATAGAATCTCTAGCTGCTGTGATTTTTTCAATATCACTTTTGATATAAGTAGCAAATGCATTAAAAGTATTACCTAGTGTAGTAGGAACTGCATCTTCAAGCTCTGTTCTACCCATTTTAATAATATCTTTGTAATCTTTAGCTTTAATTTCAAGCTCAGTTTTTAAATTTTCCATAGCTTTTAAAAGATCAGTAAGTTTTGCATAAGTTGCTACTTTGATTGAGCTTGGATAGGTGTCGTTTGTAGATTGTCCTAAGTTTGTATGATCATTTGGGTGAAGATATTGGTATTCACCTTTTTTGTGTCCCATACTTTCAAGAGCAATATTAGTGATAACTTCATTAGTATTCATATTTGTACTAGTTCCAGCACCACCTTGAATCATATCTACTACAAACTGATCTAAAAATTCGCCAGCAATCAATCTATCGCAAGCTTTAGCAATAGCATCAGCTTTGTCTGCATCAAGAACTCCAACTTCTTTGTTAGCAAGAGCAGCTGCTTTTTTTACTTGAGCGAAAGCTTTTACAAAATAAGGATAATCTTGTAATTTTCTACCACTCATATGGAAGTTTTCTAGTGCCCTAAAAGTTTGCACTCCATAATAAACTTCATCAGAAATTTCTAATTCGCCAATAAAGTCGTGTTCTTTTCTTGTTCCCATGATGTACTCCTTGTGGGTTTTATTTAAGTTTTGTTTATAAACTTAGGAAGTATTATATAACAATTTTTTATAAAAGTTTAATAAATTTTCATATTTTTTTGCAAATTTTAATAAAAAAATATGAACTAATAATGTTTATTTTTTATATAAATTAAATATTATGAAATTTTATTGATTTGTTATAGTATGAAAAATAAATTTGTATTTAAAAACTAAATCTAAATAAATTGAAAGTAATTGCAGGATAAACAATTTTAATTAGTTTGATAATTAAAATTAGCAAGCTTTAAGCTTGCTAATTATTTATTAAAACCTCTTCTTCCTAGCATCTTCTAAGATATCATTAGCTATCTTATTAACATTATC is a genomic window containing:
- a CDS encoding sensor histidine kinase, whose translation is MKSENFNNTIFKILALYIITSSFFLTIFFVTFYQKEASYIRLNQLTHIYTHHNYILQNIIESRHNQIPLEKINFADISNKLNTSFAIIIDNKTIFSNLSFDAFGILNQLKKNDFIYTKNQKLFIDFLRVRNLDAYIDSNDIKKPRHYFKFLRHKNIHIIIETDDLGFQKEQYSKDNYNNININDFSNELWKLKLKTIFYALICIILLAFIAYVLILLVFKNIKEQFNTLNDFIKDTTHEINTPLSVILASVKKFDDTNLNQSNIKKLNHIKLASKNLNHIYQNLIALNFFIQKDNIKANIDLKELIEQRLEYFEILITQKNLILEKNLSEQFFYANKEEIQILLDNLLSNAIKYTSAFKKISITLDKKTLSIKDEGQGMSQKEIAQIFTRYKRFNQDQGGFGIGLNLVKKIADKNNINIKILSEKDKGSEFILSW
- a CDS encoding radical SAM/SPASM domain-containing protein, with protein sequence MQFEKIYIELSDICGLKCDFCPTQKAQRKSMSLENFEKICKSIHKNAKIFTFHVLGDPLRILNLKEYLDIALKYNMQIELTSSGFYFDNEKINLVLNYKNIHQINISLGAFLSQSRVDLSEYFNPILKLIFLHLEKKNNSFINLRLWNLDKNFTPPSENEKIYKFLEQVFKVKIQTQKIKNRLERHIILHQAKLFKWPSLKDEVIREKGYCYALNGQIAILSDGSLVPCCLDAKADMKLGNCFEKDFNELLKSPLYIELKEGFKQGILKAELCKRCNFLNLKS
- a CDS encoding response regulator transcription factor; its protein translation is MSARILLLEDDLSLNEIIKDALEDEGFEVSCVYDAQETLEKAYEKNFDLWIFDVKVPKGNGFEVLKELRESAKSTPAIFLTSLSMLDDVKQGFLVGCDDYIKKPFDIDELIIRVKNIIKRNFNHQKEELISLNSSKNISFDPINKTLYQNKKIIDLTNKEKDLLALLLKNRPHFVSLEKIFDEIWTFDEEPTIMSLRVYIKNLRKILGKDIIANQRNIGYAVRLEDEK
- a CDS encoding DUF1104 domain-containing protein: MKKTISLFIISSLAATLALGADFSKKSNDEILNLAKSVSAQDQADLMIEMRKRMNEMKYNDAQEYHYQFRNNLRENVSKLTPQERSQRRVIVQQNMQNITDKMNGKEIRELNLHHRGYSKGMHHRGYHSQTQPYDCPMR
- the mutY gene encoding A/G-specific adenine glycosylase, translated to MYQIHQNILKWYSINGRKNLPWRILHDKYKKYGSENDLRRLKDIDIAYGVYVSEIMLQQTQVKSVLQNYYFQFLSKFPSLQILSMANEDEVLKAWQGLGYYTRARNLHKSAKICVQKFNAKLPYDIKELKMLPGIGEYTAGAIACFGFLQAKAFVDANIKRVLSRFFSLQNPNSKLLMQKANEFLNYNNAFEHNQALLDIGALVCLPKNAKCNFCPLVKHCSGKNEYEKFHIRKKIQYENIVLKILIVQKNNKLLFVKSKEKLYFNLYNFLEYKNEKNAIYIGEFKHSYTKYKIVAKVYFLKNDYFKDNDEHKALSYEQLEHNALSKLTLKALELLKKSVYYAI
- a CDS encoding aspartate ammonia-lyase — translated: MGTRKEHDFIGELEISDEVYYGVQTFRALENFHMSGRKLQDYPYFVKAFAQVKKAAALANKEVGVLDADKADAIAKACDRLIAGEFLDQFVVDMIQGGAGTSTNMNTNEVITNIALESMGHKKGEYQYLHPNDHTNLGQSTNDTYPSSIKVATYAKLTDLLKAMENLKTELEIKAKDYKDIIKMGRTELEDAVPTTLGNTFNAFATYIKSDIEKITAARDSMTYLNLGATAIGTGINCHPDYKFVVEKKLKEITGVDFKPAEDFIAATQDTADFVHVSGALKTAAVRLSKIANDLRLMNSGPRCGLAEISLPAMQPGSSIMPGKVNPVICEVVGEACYEVIGNDVTIMLCSERGEFELNAFEPGIAYGLFNSIVLLENAMKTLAEKAVKGLKANPENCKKLVLNSIGIVTAFNPVLGYEKSASIAKEALETGKAVGDICLERGYLSKEKIDEILTPENMLNPHMTEKRKA
- a CDS encoding anaerobic C4-dicarboxylate transporter, which codes for MDIMIILQLVVFLGAIFIGIRLGGIAIGYAGGLGVVILGLVLGMKPGNIPWDVILIIAAAIAAISAMQQAGGLDYMVKVTERILRKHPRFINYLAPACGWLLTILAGTGNAVFSLMPVVIDVAKSQNIKPSVPLSLMVVASQIGITASPVSAAVVYMTGVLEPLGWNYPALIGIWIVTTFAACMITAFIVSLITPMDLSKDPVYQERLKAGLVKSASDVLQSEDKPGAKLSVAIFLITVLAVVLYATAISNNIKWIDPVVIPRDAAIMSFLLTAATLITFLCKVEPAKILDTSVFKSGMTACVCVFGVAWLGNTFVAGHEAGIKEVAGEWVKQTPAMLAVAFFFASMLLYSQAATAKAIVPVIVAALGISATNPGDSYMLVACFAAVSALFVLPTYPTLLGAVQMDDTGTTRIGKFIFNHAFFIPGVLAIAIAVALGFLAVGML
- a CDS encoding SIMPL domain-containing protein — encoded protein: MKSFLKGLGLGLLCLFLFILGVIFNTEFLGLKNQKQGFEFSRSIEVFNELTPNIYNAILDFSASDELSEKTTISQEEKNQIAKTFKEISERISKEDFCKGGSYTLQPNYNYYQGQKVLNGYKLYSNFTCQFSQDQSKKYEQLLKDIENIASTNTLITFNTKALQASFDEVTLENNKEILYDLALNKADEKAQHYSKVLAKTCKIKNIYFDGNNAKFFSSNLAVAADRVVLPIVKNERQILKADIIFECQ
- a CDS encoding putative metalloprotease CJM1_0395 family protein gives rise to the protein MQINSNYNSVLYIQNPYKNKEKENNQENTNSEIQNSTEDKKNNNEEKTQKVNGKELSEEEVRQVRELEKIDREVKAHEAAHMAAGGALAGGASYGYTRGPDNRMYAIEGEVPIKMQKGNTPEETIANAMQIIAAAMAPADPSPQDYKVAANAMQMQNESRIEQAKKKAEELKAQNEKDTNENDKEYNTNSQAIKSYTQNSSQDYIGSQYNKSA